AAGACAATCATTCTATATAACATGCATAATACCTGGTCATTAACTATCAAATAACTCAATTCATCAACTTTATCATTATTAGATTGTTGTATTAAGAAACATTCTAAATAATACCTATATGAAAACAATAGCTACACTCTTTACGGGGATAATTCTCCTCATACTTACGGTGTTACCAGGGGAGGCGTTGGCAACAAAACATGTGATCAACGTTCAAAATTATACATTCAGCCCTGCAAATATTAATAATGTTACTGTGGGTGACACTATGCGATGGGTCTGGGTTTCAGGTTCACACACAACAACCTCAACCACCATTCCTTCAGGCGCTGCTACATGGAATAGTCCGATTACAAGCACAGTAACTTCCTATGAATATAAAGTAACCAAAGCAGGTACCTATAATTATAAGTGTACACCTCATACAGGAATGGGCATGGTGGGATCCTTTGTAGCAACTGCATCTGTGCCAACATTGACATTATTTCCTCAAAATCGAAATGTTGGGTATATAGCCGGATCAACTTCTTTCAGTGTGACCTCCAATGCAATATGGACAACCTCCACCGACAGGGACTGGTGTACAGCAACCCCATCGGGTTCCGGTAATGGGACGATTGTAGCTACTTACCTGGAAAATCCAACTTCAGCCACACGTATTGCTACCATATCCATTGAAGTGGAAGGGCTTGAACCCAGCCAGGTGACGGTTACACAAGATGGTTCCACACTATCTGTGGGTTCAGATCCATCAGCATCATTCCGGATTTTTCCAAATCCCGCTAAGGACAAGGTTGTGATTAAAATGGATAACCATCCAGGTGAAAAAGTTTCACTTTACATTTTTGATGCGATCGGGAACCAGGTATATCAATCTAAAACTATTGAAGATGAAGCCGTTACACTTAACCTAGCCTCTTTGCCCAGGGGAAGTTATTTTGTTCGCTGGATATCAGGAAGTGATGTACATGTGAGCAAGCTACTTCTTATTGATTAACAATGATCCTCCGGAAAATACTTCTATAATATTCCGGAATGGAGGTGTTGATTTCCGATTAGATTTGAAGATGCCCTGGATAGTCCAGGGCATCTTTGGTTTTCCTGTAATGAACAATTGCATGATTCAAACAAACAAATTAGCTTGTAAATCTTTAATTTTGACTTGGTTTTGAATAAGAAATTTGACAACTATAATCTTCACTTTATGAAATGGACAATTCTCACCTTATTGCTTGTTACTTTCCTTTTTCAATCATGTAACACAAGCAAGGAAGTAGTCACAGCCAGGAATAGCAACAACTTATTGTCATCTGTTTCCTGGTTTCAGAATTCTGCAGAGATGACGGCACTTTATTACCAGGGATTTAATATCGCCAAACTCCGCCTGGATGAACAACTGGCTACCAACAACAGTCTAAAACCATTGGCGGTAGTGGTTGACATTGATGAAACCATGCTGGATAACAGTCCATATGAAACTATTGTGATTACAAAAGGAGAACAAAAGGACGGATGGTATGATTGGACAACAAAGGCTTCAGCAAAAGCACTTCCCGGGGCACTGGAATTTGCCCATTATGCCGAAAGCAAGGGTGTTCATATCTTTTATACTACAAACCATGACTACCAGGAACAGGCTGCCACCCTGCTGAATCTGCAGAAAGAGGGATTTCCTTTTGCCACAAATGACCACCTGCTTACAAGAAGCGACACAGCCTTCTACAACGGCAATACCAGCTCTAAAGTAGGGCGAAGAGCAAAAGTTTCCTCCACACATGAGATTGTGCTTCTTATAGGTGACAATCTGAATGATTTTTCAGAAGTCTTTGAGGACCGGTCAGTTAATTATGGGAAAGATGCCGTAGAAAAGAATAAAGCACTCTTTGGCCAACGGTTTATCGTTCTTCCCAACCCTATGTATGGTGCCTGGGAGAAGCCACTTTATGATTATAAAAAGAATCTCACGGAAGATGAAAAAACGGAGCTGATGCTGAAGAAGCTTAGGTAAAAACTATATCTTGCGTATGCCACCAAATAATGACAGATCCTTGGGTGTTTTGCAAACAGATAATTAAAGTTTGATCAGTTTTTGCATAATACTCTGCGGTTTGTCCTTCAGATCAATTTTCAGGATATATATCCCGGATGATATGCCGGAGATATTGAAAGGGGGAATACCTGGCAAGATTGGAGTATGATGGCGTTGCTTCTTTTGAAAGGCTGCATTCAACATCAAGTATGGCTTCTATCTGATAGGTGATATCACCGGCAGGTGCATTCAGATCCGTATACTGGGTAATTCCTCCTGAAACAGATGCCAGAAGCTGCAGATTGTCAGAAGTTGAACCTCTGTAAATATTATAGGTCAATAACAAAGCCCCGTGGTAATCACTCCACATCAGGTTCCAGGTATTTCCAACACCCTGGTTAATAGCTAAATGCACCGGACTATGACCAAAACCCATATATGAT
The genomic region above belongs to Bacteroidales bacterium and contains:
- a CDS encoding T9SS type A sorting domain-containing protein → MKTIATLFTGIILLILTVLPGEALATKHVINVQNYTFSPANINNVTVGDTMRWVWVSGSHTTTSTTIPSGAATWNSPITSTVTSYEYKVTKAGTYNYKCTPHTGMGMVGSFVATASVPTLTLFPQNRNVGYIAGSTSFSVTSNAIWTTSTDRDWCTATPSGSGNGTIVATYLENPTSATRIATISIEVEGLEPSQVTVTQDGSTLSVGSDPSASFRIFPNPAKDKVVIKMDNHPGEKVSLYIFDAIGNQVYQSKTIEDEAVTLNLASLPRGSYFVRWISGSDVHVSKLLLID
- a CDS encoding 5'-nucleotidase, lipoprotein e(P4) family, whose product is MKWTILTLLLVTFLFQSCNTSKEVVTARNSNNLLSSVSWFQNSAEMTALYYQGFNIAKLRLDEQLATNNSLKPLAVVVDIDETMLDNSPYETIVITKGEQKDGWYDWTTKASAKALPGALEFAHYAESKGVHIFYTTNHDYQEQAATLLNLQKEGFPFATNDHLLTRSDTAFYNGNTSSKVGRRAKVSSTHEIVLLIGDNLNDFSEVFEDRSVNYGKDAVEKNKALFGQRFIVLPNPMYGAWEKPLYDYKKNLTEDEKTELMLKKLR